One Rosa chinensis cultivar Old Blush chromosome 3, RchiOBHm-V2, whole genome shotgun sequence DNA window includes the following coding sequences:
- the LOC112193245 gene encoding DEAD-box ATP-dependent RNA helicase 38, with protein MAETDTAAASTTTPPVDTSSSTDSVTSAPPPPPAKPVIKCWADEEDDPPEEPEKTEAPPSTSDQPELEVAALKITENKFLDDPEDSNISAVTAGDTPYTSASTFEDLNLPEAVLKGLYVEMGFKKPSKIQAITLPMILTPPYKDLVAQAHNGSGKTTCFVLGMLGRVDPNVKAPQALCICPTRELAIQNMEVLQKMGKYTGVTSECAVPADRERNAPSPSFRAPVTAQIVIGTPGTIKRWMSTKKLGVSRVKVLVFDEADHMLAEDGFQDDSLRIKRDTEKVSPNCQVLLFSATFNERVTNFVSRVVKRGNNQLFVKKEELSLEGVKQYKVYCPDELSKIEVIKTKIFDLGEKLGQRIIFVRTKNSARMLYQQLSDDGYAVTAIQGALNTEDRDKIIKEFKDGLTQVLISTDVLARGFDQQQVNCVVNYDLPVKYSPGPRSQPVEPDYEVYLHRIGRAGRFGRKGAVFNLICDDNDELVMSKIEQYFDIKVPEVKNTDEAFEGALKTAGLL; from the exons ATGGCTGAGACTGACACTGCCGCCGCCTCCACAACGACGCCACCAGTCgacacttcttcctccaccgactCTGTCACCAGTGCACCTCCTCCGCCCCCGGCGAAGCCCGTGATTAAATGCTGGGCCGACGAAGAGGATGATCCGCCGGAGGAGCCGGAGAAAACCGAAGCTCCTCCGTCTACTTCAGACCAGCCGGAGCTCGAAGTCGCCGCATTGAAGATCACTGAGAACAAGTTCCTCGACGATCCTGAAGACTCTAATATCAGCGcc GTTACGGCCGGCGACACGCCGTACACGTCGGCGAGTACTTTCGAGGACCTGAATCTACCGGAGGCGGTGCTCAAGGGTTTGTATGTAGAGATGGGCTTCAAGAAGCCCAGTAAAATCCAGGCGATCACTTTGCCTATGATTTTGACTCCCCCGTACAAAGATCTGGTTGCTCAGGCCCATAATGGTTCCGGGAAGACGACCTGTTTCGTGCTTGGTATGCTCGGCCGTGTTGATCCCAATGTGAAAGCTCCTCAGGCTCTCTGCATTTGTCCCACCAGAGAGTTGGCTATTCAG AATATGGAGGTTCTTCAGAAAATGGGGAAATACACTGGGGTTACTTCGGAGTGTGCCGTCCCTGCAGATAGGGAGAGGAATGCACCTTCGCCTAGCTTCCGGGCGCCAGTTACGGCACAAATTGTGATTGGAACTCCTGGTACTATCAAGAGATGGATGTCGACGAAAAAGCTGGGTGTAAGCCGCGTGAAGGTCCTTGTTTTCGATGAGGCTGATCACATGCTGGCTGAG GATGGCTTCCAAGATGATTCCTTAAGGATAAAGAGGGACACAGAAAAAGTTAGCCCTAACTGCCAG GTTCTTCTGTTTTCAGCTACATTTAATGAAAGAGTCACAAATTTTGTCTCAAGGGTTGTGAAACGTGGTAACAATCAACTTTTTGTCAAGAAAGAAGAGCTATCTTTGGAGGGTGTTAAGCAGTACAAGGTGTACTGTCCTGATGAACTGAGCAAGATTGAGGTTATCAAGACCAAAATTTTTGACCTGGGAGAAAAATTAGGACAGAGGATTATATTTGTTCGGACAAAAAATAGCGCAAGAATGTTGTATCAACAACTTTCTGATGATGGTTATGCTGTTACTGCTATTCAAGGTGCCCTCAACACCGAGGACAGAGACAAAATAATCAAAGAGTTTAAAGATGGTTTAACCCAAGTTCTCATATCAACTGATGTACTTGCCAGAGGCTTTGACCAACAGCAG GTTAACTGTGTTGTCAATTATGATCTTCCGGTCAAATATTCACCTGGTCCCCGGTCACAACCTGTAGAACCTGATTATGAGGTGTACCTGCATAGAATTGGCAGGGCAGGGCGTTTTGGTCGCAAGG GAGCTGTGTTTAACTTGATTTGCGATGATAATGACGAGTTGGTCATGTCAAAAATTGAGCAGTATTTTGACATCAAAGTACCAGAG GTTAAAAATACTGATGAGGCTTTTGAAGGGGCTCTTAAAACAGCTGGCTTACTGTAA
- the LOC112194202 gene encoding protein PELOTA 1: protein MKLVIENNIVVNQRGTVKILPEDLDDVWFVFNLISPGDVIIAATTRSVKYSSRMKVIHEISITAVDYHKDSSTLSVQGRPRLCAKVETHSNPNKYFGNIFQAFVKHVDLSVVRCVVIGSQGNAKDEFRRFMIAEANRLKVKSVENNKQRIVVFNTRSKGKDGNSSLLEVLHDSTVMNLVRDTKAVMEIKAFKEFSDLPTTDLDRVCYDTKNVEMAHELKAIETLLITDDLYESVEIETRYKYRGFVESEKKTGGKAFEFSSEHVSS, encoded by the exons ATGAAACTCGTCATAGAAAACAATATCGTTGTGAATCAACGAGGGACGGTCAAGATCCTCCCCGAAGACCTCGACGACGTCTGGTTTGTTTTCAATCTCATCTCCCCCGGTGACGTCATCATCGCCGCCACCACCCGCAGCGTCAAATACAGCTCCCGCATGAAGGTCATTCACGAAATCTCGATCACAGCCGTGGACTACCACAAGGACTCGTCCACCCTGAGCGTGCAGG GCAGACCAAGACTCTGCGCCAAGGTGGAAACTCACTCCAACCCTAACAAGTACTTCGGGAACATTTTCCAGGCTTTCGTGAAGCACGTTGATCTGAGCGTCGTACGGTGCGTCGTAATAGGGAGTCAGGGAAACGCGAAGGACGAGTTCCGTCGTTTTATGATTGCGGAGGCGAATAGGTTGAAGGTCAAGTCAGTAGAGAACAACAAGCAACGCATTGTCGTTTTTAACACGAGGAGCAAAGGGAAAGACGGGAACAGTAGTTTGCTTGAGGTTTTGCATGACAGTACCGTGATGAACTTGGTCAGAGACACCAAGGCTGTGATGGAGATCAAGGCTTTTAAGGAGTTTTCGGATTTGCCAACAACGGATTTGGACCGAGTGTGTTATGATACCAAGAATGTGGAGATGGCGCATGAGTTGAAGGCCATTGAAACGCTATTGATTACCGATGACTTGTATGAGAGTGTAGAGATTGAGACGAGGTATAAGTACAGAGGGTTTGTGGAGTCGGAGAAAAAGACAGGAGGGAAGGCGTTTGAGTTTTCGTCCGAGCATGTATCCAGCTAG